One genomic segment of Streptomyces liangshanensis includes these proteins:
- a CDS encoding NAD-dependent epimerase/dehydratase family protein: MSVTKVFLTGGSGYVGRPTVAALLRRGIAVTALARSAESARTLSTLGAEPVRGALTDTAVLREAASRADGVIHLGSDASPGGDQVDREAAEALLDGVGAGPYVHTGGAWVYGDTDGVADEEKTQQPPAITAWRKANEDLVLARAATGGHPVLVMPGVVYGHGAGLIDMFYTAPARERGAAPVIGDGRNHWGVVHVDDIAELYALALGAPAGAVYIGVSDEAPTQAEVAAAAAEAAGHPGRTESLTLEAGLERMGPIAEAFALNQRLTGARARRETGWQPRHVDDALTEIAHPTQA, encoded by the coding sequence ATGTCAGTCACCAAGGTGTTCCTCACGGGCGGCTCGGGCTACGTCGGCCGGCCCACCGTCGCCGCGCTCCTCCGGCGGGGCATCGCCGTCACCGCGCTCGCCCGCAGCGCGGAGTCCGCGCGGACGCTGTCCACCCTGGGGGCGGAGCCGGTACGGGGCGCCCTCACCGACACCGCCGTCCTGCGCGAGGCCGCGTCCCGCGCCGACGGCGTGATCCACCTGGGCTCCGACGCGAGCCCCGGCGGCGACCAGGTCGACCGCGAGGCCGCCGAGGCCCTGTTGGACGGCGTCGGAGCGGGACCGTACGTCCACACCGGCGGGGCCTGGGTGTACGGCGACACCGACGGGGTCGCCGACGAGGAGAAGACCCAGCAGCCGCCGGCCATCACCGCGTGGCGCAAGGCCAACGAGGACCTGGTCCTGGCCCGCGCCGCGACCGGGGGACACCCCGTGCTGGTGATGCCGGGGGTGGTGTACGGCCACGGCGCCGGACTCATCGACATGTTCTACACCGCCCCGGCGCGCGAGCGGGGCGCGGCGCCGGTGATCGGCGACGGCCGCAACCACTGGGGTGTCGTCCACGTGGACGACATCGCGGAGCTGTACGCGCTGGCCCTCGGCGCGCCCGCCGGGGCGGTCTACATCGGGGTGAGCGACGAGGCGCCGACCCAGGCGGAGGTCGCCGCCGCCGCGGCCGAGGCCGCGGGGCACCCGGGGCGTACCGAGTCCCTGACCCTCGAAGCGGGGCTGGAGCGCATGGGCCCGATCGCCGAGGCCTTCGCCCTGAACCAGCGCCTGACCGGCGCCCGAGCCCGCCGCGAGACCGGCTGGCAGCCCCGCCACGTGGACGACGCCCTGACAGAGATCGCCCACCCCACCCAGGCCTGA
- a CDS encoding RICIN domain-containing protein, which produces MTTLLVAAASLCTALVALPAQAAPSSAPQAAPKAAQAAAALPTGWVNIVNKGSGKCVDAAAAGTANGTAVQQYACNGTTAQNWSLTDTGSGRVRVGNRNSANQVWDVKDVSTADSAAIQLWLYSSGLNQQWQPVEEADGAYHFVNGNSGKCLDVPAASTADGVVLGQYTCNGSAAQSFRLTAADTPPPAGTPDLGPNVQVFDPSMPSATIQSRVDAVFRQQETNQFGTQRQAFLFRPGNYNNVNVNVGFYTQVAGLGLSPDDVNIGGTVHVEADWFPPQNATQNFWRSAENLSVTPPSGTDRWAVSQAAPYRRMHVRGNLALDDGGWASGGFMADSKVDGQVRSGTQQQWLSRNTEWGSWTGQNWNMVFVGAKNAPAGTFPNPPYTTVATTPQIREKPFLYVDAAGAYKVFVPALRSNSSGTTWSAGAPAGTSLPLDQFYIAKPGASAADMNAALAAGKNLLVTPGVYHLNQTLRVTRPDTVVLGLGLATFIPDNGITAVSVSDVDGVKVAGLLIDAGPVNSQRLMEVGADGSNVSHAANPTSLHDVFFRIGGAGVGKATTSLVVNSRNVIGDHMWIWRADHGSGVGWTTNTADTGLIVNGADVTMYGLFVEHYQKHQTIWNGNGGKTYFYQNEMPYDPPNQAAWMNGSTQGYAAYKVANTVTSHEAYGLGSYCFFNVNNGVTAEHAFEVPNNANVKFRNMVTVSLGGVGTIRHVINDRGGPSNSSTNVANLVSYP; this is translated from the coding sequence GTGACGACGCTTCTCGTCGCGGCGGCGTCCCTCTGCACGGCGCTCGTGGCGCTGCCCGCCCAGGCGGCCCCGTCGAGCGCCCCGCAGGCCGCCCCGAAGGCGGCCCAGGCCGCCGCGGCCCTCCCCACCGGCTGGGTCAACATCGTCAACAAGGGCAGCGGCAAGTGTGTCGACGCGGCCGCCGCCGGCACGGCCAACGGCACCGCCGTCCAGCAGTACGCCTGCAACGGCACCACCGCCCAGAACTGGAGCCTGACCGACACCGGCAGCGGCCGCGTCAGGGTCGGCAACCGCAACTCCGCCAACCAGGTCTGGGACGTCAAGGACGTTTCCACCGCGGACAGCGCCGCCATTCAGCTGTGGCTGTACAGCAGCGGCCTCAACCAGCAGTGGCAGCCGGTCGAGGAGGCCGACGGGGCCTACCACTTCGTCAACGGCAACAGCGGCAAGTGCCTCGACGTGCCCGCCGCCTCGACCGCCGACGGCGTCGTCCTCGGCCAGTACACCTGCAACGGGTCCGCCGCCCAGTCCTTCCGGCTGACCGCGGCCGACACCCCGCCGCCCGCGGGCACCCCGGACCTCGGCCCCAACGTCCAGGTCTTCGACCCGTCGATGCCCTCCGCGACGATCCAGAGCCGCGTGGACGCGGTCTTCCGCCAGCAGGAGACCAACCAGTTCGGCACCCAGCGCCAGGCCTTCCTCTTCCGGCCCGGCAACTACAACAACGTCAACGTCAACGTCGGCTTCTACACCCAGGTCGCCGGCCTGGGCCTGAGCCCCGACGACGTCAACATCGGCGGCACGGTGCACGTGGAGGCCGACTGGTTCCCGCCGCAGAACGCCACCCAGAACTTCTGGCGCAGCGCCGAGAACCTCTCCGTCACGCCGCCCTCGGGCACCGACCGCTGGGCCGTCTCGCAGGCCGCCCCGTACCGCCGCATGCACGTGCGCGGCAACCTCGCCCTGGACGACGGCGGCTGGGCCAGCGGCGGCTTCATGGCCGACAGCAAGGTCGACGGCCAGGTCCGCTCCGGTACGCAGCAGCAGTGGCTGTCCCGCAACACCGAGTGGGGCAGCTGGACCGGGCAGAACTGGAACATGGTGTTCGTCGGCGCGAAGAACGCGCCCGCCGGGACCTTCCCCAACCCGCCCTACACCACGGTCGCGACCACCCCGCAGATCCGTGAGAAGCCCTTCCTGTACGTGGACGCGGCCGGCGCCTACAAGGTGTTCGTCCCCGCCCTGCGCAGCAATTCGTCCGGCACCACGTGGAGCGCCGGCGCCCCCGCCGGTACGTCCCTCCCGCTGGACCAGTTCTACATCGCCAAGCCCGGCGCGAGCGCCGCGGACATGAACGCGGCCCTGGCCGCGGGCAAGAACCTGCTGGTCACGCCGGGTGTCTACCACCTGAACCAGACCCTCAGGGTCACCCGTCCCGACACGGTCGTCCTCGGCCTCGGCCTCGCCACCTTCATCCCGGACAACGGCATCACCGCCGTCTCCGTCTCGGACGTCGACGGCGTGAAGGTCGCGGGCCTGCTCATCGACGCGGGTCCGGTCAACTCCCAGCGCCTGATGGAGGTCGGCGCCGACGGCTCGAACGTGAGCCACGCGGCCAACCCCACCTCGCTGCACGACGTGTTCTTCCGCATCGGCGGCGCGGGCGTCGGCAAGGCGACCACCAGCCTGGTGGTCAACAGCCGCAACGTCATCGGTGACCACATGTGGATCTGGCGCGCCGACCACGGCAGCGGGGTCGGCTGGACCACCAACACGGCGGACACCGGCCTGATCGTGAACGGCGCCGACGTCACCATGTACGGCCTGTTCGTCGAGCACTACCAGAAGCACCAGACCATCTGGAACGGCAACGGCGGCAAGACGTACTTCTACCAGAACGAGATGCCGTACGACCCGCCCAACCAGGCGGCCTGGATGAACGGCAGCACCCAGGGGTACGCCGCCTACAAGGTGGCGAACACCGTGACGAGCCACGAGGCGTACGGGCTCGGCAGCTACTGCTTCTTCAACGTCAACAACGGGGTGACCGCGGAGCACGCGTTCGAGGTCCCCAACAACGCGAACGTGAAGTTCCGGAACATGGTGACGGTGTCGCTCGGCGGCGTCGGGACCATCCGGCACGTGATCAACGACAGGGGCGGCCCGTCGAACTCGTCCACCAACGTGGCGAACCTCGTCAGCTACCCGTAG
- a CDS encoding helix-turn-helix domain-containing protein gives MADFLRIRRGRIGPADVGLPTGPGARRTPGLRREELAALAGVSVDYYIRIEQGRETAPSDAVLGALARVLRLTADEHAHLLGLADQVAGRTPRRRPADARPAGPGLRLLLESVRPSPAYVLDDVNDVLAANPEGLALMPGLGDSPPGQRNTIRYTFLHAAARTLFADWGRVARNGVAHLRTAQLTAPERTAALVAELEAASGEFAALWRRHEVAAKRAGETAFRHPVIGPTTLANEVLRPVGEGQRLLIYQAPPGTAEHNALVLLAMTVEDVRTP, from the coding sequence ATGGCCGACTTCCTCCGGATCCGGCGCGGACGCATCGGCCCGGCCGACGTCGGGCTGCCCACCGGACCGGGCGCCCGGCGCACACCCGGGCTGCGCCGCGAGGAGTTGGCGGCGCTGGCCGGCGTGAGCGTCGACTACTACATCCGGATCGAGCAGGGGCGGGAGACCGCGCCCAGCGACGCGGTCCTGGGCGCGTTGGCCCGGGTCCTGCGGCTCACCGCCGACGAGCACGCCCACCTGCTCGGCCTCGCCGACCAGGTCGCCGGGCGGACACCGCGCCGCCGGCCGGCCGACGCGCGGCCGGCCGGTCCTGGCCTGCGGCTGCTGCTGGAGTCGGTCCGGCCCAGCCCGGCGTACGTACTCGACGACGTCAACGACGTGCTGGCCGCGAATCCCGAGGGCCTCGCGCTGATGCCCGGGCTCGGCGACTCACCGCCCGGACAGCGCAACACGATTCGGTACACCTTCCTGCACGCCGCCGCCCGCACCCTTTTCGCCGACTGGGGCCGGGTGGCGCGCAACGGTGTCGCGCACCTGCGCACCGCCCAACTGACCGCCCCGGAGCGGACGGCCGCGCTGGTCGCCGAACTGGAGGCGGCCAGCGGCGAGTTCGCCGCTCTGTGGCGCCGGCACGAGGTAGCGGCCAAGCGCGCCGGCGAGACCGCGTTCCGGCACCCGGTGATCGGCCCGACCACCCTCGCCAACGAGGTGCTCCGCCCTGTCGGCGAGGGGCAGCGCCTGCTGATCTACCAGGCCCCGCCCGGTACGGCCGAGCACAACGCGCTGGTCCTGCTGGCCATGACCGTCGAGGACGTGCGCACCCCGTGA
- a CDS encoding SDR family oxidoreductase has translation MTDAIIIGGGSGMGLALARTLLAEDMQVTIVGRSSDRLARARTELARPGHGRITTITADLGREEDVAGLFAQVERVEHVAVTAADATGVYGRTADVATATARAVVETKLLGAWLVGKHAAGRVTGSITFTSGINAYRPNGSNTIMAAANGALASLAYGLAIELAPVRVNVISPGWVDTPIWDQLGMDKQAAFAELAARLPARRVGTPDDIAQAFLSVMRNGFITGTVLHVDGGHRIT, from the coding sequence ATGACTGACGCGATCATCATCGGTGGCGGATCCGGCATGGGCCTTGCCCTGGCCCGGACCCTGCTCGCCGAAGACATGCAGGTGACCATCGTCGGCCGGTCCTCGGACCGGCTCGCGAGGGCCCGGACGGAACTGGCACGCCCCGGTCACGGGAGGATCACCACGATCACGGCCGACCTGGGGCGGGAGGAGGACGTGGCCGGACTGTTCGCCCAGGTGGAGCGGGTGGAGCACGTGGCGGTCACCGCCGCGGACGCGACCGGCGTCTACGGGCGGACCGCCGACGTCGCCACGGCGACCGCACGGGCCGTCGTGGAGACCAAACTGCTCGGTGCCTGGCTGGTCGGCAAGCACGCGGCCGGACGAGTCACCGGCTCGATCACCTTCACCTCGGGCATCAACGCGTACCGGCCGAACGGGTCGAACACCATCATGGCCGCGGCCAACGGCGCGCTGGCGTCACTGGCGTACGGGCTGGCGATCGAACTGGCCCCCGTGCGGGTGAACGTCATCTCCCCCGGCTGGGTGGACACCCCCATCTGGGACCAGCTCGGCATGGACAAACAAGCCGCCTTCGCCGAGCTGGCCGCGCGGCTCCCGGCCCGCCGCGTCGGCACCCCCGACGACATCGCCCAGGCGTTCCTGTCGGTGATGCGCAACGGATTCATCACCGGGACCGTCCTGCACGTCGACGGAGGGCACCGGATCACCTGA